In Gopherus evgoodei ecotype Sinaloan lineage chromosome 21, rGopEvg1_v1.p, whole genome shotgun sequence, a single window of DNA contains:
- the LOC115637877 gene encoding olfactory receptor 6N1-like — protein MKKEEGRNQTSITEFILLGFGSLPELQNFLFLLFLMIYVVTMAGNILIIVFVVADQHLHTPMYFFLGNLSFLETCYTATILPMLLASLLTGDRTISVTGCIVQFYWFGFLVTTECYLLAVMSYDRYLAICKPLHYAALMNGRFCTQVAAGSWISSFVASTTIVCLMSQLMFCGPKEIDHFFCDLSPVIKHSCDDTNLIMLLNFILTSIEALSAFLLTVTSYVCIINTILRIPSTAGRQKVFSTCSSHLIVVTIFYGTIIIVYMLPDTDTLRDLNKVFSVFYTILTPLANPLIYSLRNREVKEALRKVCSR, from the coding sequence ATGAAGAAAGAAGAAGGCAGAAATCAGACctccatcacagaattcatcctcctagGATTTGGGAGTCTTCCTGAACTGCAAAATTTTCTCTTCCTGCTATTTCTAATGATCTATGTTGTGAccatggctgggaacatcctcatcattgtgtttgttgtggctgatcagcatcttcacacccccatgtacttcttcctggggaacttgtccttctTGGAGACATGCTACACCGCCACCATCCTGCCTATGCTGCTAGCCAGTCTGCTGACTGGGGACAGGACCATTTCGGTTACTGGCTGTATTGTGCAGTTTTATTGGTTTGGTTTCCTAGTGACCACTGAGTGTTATCTGCTAGCTGTGATGTCCTATGATCGGTACTTAGCGATATGCAAACCCCTGCACTATGCAGCCTTAATGAATGGCAGGTTCTGTACACAGGTAGCAGCCGGATCTTGGATAAGTTCATTTGTGGCCAGTACCACCATAGTATGTTTGATGTCACAGTTAATGTTTTGCGGCCCTAAGGAAATTGatcatttcttttgtgatctCAGCCCAGTCATAAAACATTCCTGTGATGACACCAACCTGATCATGCTGCTGAATTTCATCCTCACCTCCATAGAAGCACTGTCTGCATTTCTATTAACCGTGACATCCTATGTTTGTATCATCAACACCATTCTAAGAATCCCTTCCACTGCTGGGAGGCAAAAGGTATTTTCCACCTGttcctcccacctcattgtggtgacaattttctatgggactATAATCATTGTCTATATGTTACCAGACACCGACACACTGAGAGacctgaacaaagtgttctctgtcttctacaccATTCTAACTCCCCTGgccaaccccctcatctacagcctgagaaacagagaggtcaaggaggcCCTGAGAAAAGTTTGTTCTAGGTAA
- the LOC115637878 gene encoding olfactory receptor 1020-like, whose protein sequence is MEERKWGNQTLIREFILLGLGNIPEVQVFLFLLFLAIYIVTVAGNILIIALVMANRRLHTPMYFFLWNLSCLETCYSSTILPRMLASLLTGNRTISVSGCITQLHFFGFLAATECYLLAAMSYDRYLAICKPLQYAICMNGRNCLWLASGSWISGFLGSTIMTFLVSKLTFCGPNEIDHFFCDFTPMIKLSCSDISLTNLVTLILSAMETLIPFLLTMTSYVCIMVTILRIPSMSGRQKAFSTCSSHLAMVTIFYGTVIIVYVMPKNSTLRELNKVFSVFYTVLTPLANPLIYSLRNRAVKEALRKVCSKYLAFTCFNALE, encoded by the coding sequence ATGGAGGAAAGAAAGTGGGGAAATCAGACATTGATCagagaattcatcctcctgggattggGGAATATCCCTGAAGTGCAAGTTTTTCTCTTCTTGCTGTTCCTAGCAATCTACATTGTGACCGTGGCTGGGAACATTCTCATCATTGCCCTAGTTATGGCTAATCGACGCCTTCAtactcccatgtacttcttcctgtgGAATTTGTCCTGCCTGGAGACCTGTTACAGTTCCACAATCCttcccaggatgctggccagtctcctgactgggaacagaaccatttctgttagCGGCTGCATCACACAACTTCATTTTTTTGGTTTCCTGGCAGCTACAGAATGTTACCTGCTAGCagcgatgtcttatgatcggtatctcgcaatatgcaaaccactgcaaTATGCCATCTGCATGAATGGTAGGAACTGCCTCTGGCTCGCGTCTGGGTCTTGGATCAGTGGATTTCTGGGCAGTACAATAATGACATTTTTGGTGTCAAAATTAACTTTCTGTGGCccaaatgaaattgaccatttcttttgcgATTTCACCCCAATGAttaaactctcctgcagtgacatcAGCCTGACCAACCTGGTGACACTGATTCTTTCTGCCATGGAAACCCTGATCCCATTTCTGTTAACCATGACATCCTATGTTTGCATCATGGTCACCATTCTGAGGATTCCTTCCATGAGCGgaaggcaaaaggccttttccacctgctcctctcacctcgcCATGGTCACAATTTTTTATGGCACTGTAATTATAGTTTATGTGATGCCAAAAAACAGTACACTGAGAGAGCTTAATAAAGTGTTTTCCGTATTCTACACTGTCCTGACTCCCCTGgccaaccccctcatctacagcctgagaaacagagcGGTCAAGGAGGCCCTGAGAAAAGTTTGCTCTAAGTACCTTGCATTCACATGTTTTAATGCTTTGGAATAA